TCCTCGCCAACGGCTCCTTTATCTTTATTGATGGGTTTGGCATGACACCCTCCCAATTCTCCTTATTTCAAGCTATTCCCATTGCCTTAAACTTTGTCGGAGCCTTGGTATACCGCCGGTTCATTGCTACATTGGGTATAAGAGGGGCTTTGCGAATTGGCATCATCGGCTTTTTAGGATTTACGGTTGCTGCATTAGGGTTGGTGACGCAGCAATTGCCTAATAATCCCCAGATTATTTTATCAATCCTTTGCCTTAGTAATTTTGCGATGCCCTTCATTGTAGCAACTTGCGCTACCCGTGCTTTTGAGATCTTTCCTGATGATCGGGGATTATCGGTTTCCATGGTGGCGACGTTGCGAAACCTATCCTTAGCAATTATAGTGAGCTTGGCTGGGGCGTTTTTTAACGGTACGATCTTGCCCGTTTATATTGCCATGATGCTTTTATGTTTGGTTGTTTTGGGCATTCTCGTGGCAGCGATGCAACGCCCATTGGTCTTTGCTAGTGAGTGATCATTCATGAATACTGTCTTCTTCAAACCTCCACCCGGTTTTCAACCCAAGGTCAGTGTGGCAGGGTGTTATTGTGAATTTGAAGACAAAATCCTTCTCCTAAAGCGAAACTCCCATAAACATCAAGGAGATACGTGGGGCATTCCCGGAGGCAAGTTGGACGAAGGCGAAACCCCACGAGAGGCCGCAGTTCGGGAGGTTTTTGAGGAGGTTGGTATACGCATTCTTGAAGATGAGATGGAAGAAATTAGCGAGCTCTATATTCACGGTCCCCTCAACGATTACATCTTCTACCGGTTTCGGGCGCGTTTTAAAACGCTGCCGGTCATTGATCTGAGCCTTGAGGAACATGTGGAAGCAAGTTGGCTGACCGTTGAAGAAGCGCTCATTTACCCCCTCATTTATGGGGGAGTAGAAGCGTTGCAGAGTTATCAGGAGTTTGTGAAGAAGGGGTGAGGGGGGCTAAGACAATTTGATATACATTCCCCCCAAAAGCCATTCATTGAATCAAGAGGTTACTTGATTTTAGAATTTATAAAATACAGAGGGTCGAAATCTTGTAGTCATTGTACGCAATGTCTTGTCGGGACCAATATACGTTAATGGCACATTAATTGCCATGCATAATGAACCATTATCATTACTGCTAATCACATTTTGAGAATCAACATTTTGCTCCGATTGGCTAACGACTTGTTTCTCCGTTCGTTGTAAAACAAGGTTTTTTTCTTGTTGCTCTTTTGCGTCCTGAAGGGATAACTTTTTGTGATCTTCCACGACGTTGGCTTTTTCATTCTCTACACCTTGTGACGGTGAGACGTTCATAATCATCCCTGTAAGGGTAAGGGCAATAGTTAGATGGTTTAGTTTAAAGCTCATTCTAATAAATCCTTATATCATTAAAGTGTTTCGTAAATATTATATATATTTAACTATTTATAAAGTCAAGGAGTTTTCTATTTAACTGAGCATAAACAACATGCTCTGTGCCCCTCTCAGGACCAATTCATACGAGTAAATCGAAATAGTCACGCCTTTTTCGGTATGGACGCTGAATAAAGTCAAAATATAGGCTGCCAAAAGGGGCAAAGATCTTATGTGCCCTTGTTAGGACGGGAGAAGGGTGATCAAAAGTAAAATTAAAGATCTTGAGAGAGTAGGGATTGCTTCTTTCTTCCCTTTACCCCCGTTTTTTAATTTCATTGATTTCTTTATATATTCCATTTAAGAGTCTAGTCTTTGTTGCCCACAAAATTACAAGATACTCAGGCAGTTTTTGAAAGGTTGATATCGTGATTGCTCCCCCATCAAGTACTGGTATATCGATGGAATGCTCAGACATAGAAGAAGGTCTATCATCCCAAAAAACCGTGAGGGACTCATGCCGGTAAACCGTGGCGGACATAGTCATTCCTCTCCGAAGTGTCAATTCTAATGGTGGCATATCGATCTTATACGGATTCATGGAAGAAGGTCTGTCATCCCATAAAACCGCGAGGTCATCTGCCTCGACGATTACGCGTCCTGATTTAAACCCCTCTTTTTTAAATGCAGGGTCAACATTATTTTTTTCATAGAAGGTGAGTTGAGCAGCTTTTGCTTTGAGAGAAGGGTTACCTTTAATAAGCTCTCTTTGTTCTCTGCTCCAACACCCCTGATCATAAAACTCTTCGATTTGGTCGGGCGTGAGCTCTGGAAGTTTGTCATTCCCAAATTGATCGGCAATCTGTTGATAAGGGGATATTTTAGGGGGTTGCGTGGCTGTCCTTTGGTCCGTAATATCCATACATTGTACGGAGGAGGGTGCTGCAAAAATGCTTGTGAGGGCGATCGAGATAATGATTGTCAATTTGTTTAAAGTAGAGCTCATGAGTCCATTTCCTCTTTCACTTCAGTATTTCTGTATTTTTAGCAACATGACTCTTGAATTTCAAGGTATTTTACTTTAGAAAAAAACGCACCGGCCATCCATCTTCAGACCCCACGACAATCCTCCTTGGCTCTCGCATCAGTTCAGGCTATAAAAGAGGAACTGTTCCACCAATGAAGCTTCTGCATCGATGACCCCTTTTATTCATTTGCGCGTTCACACCGCTTATTCCCTGGCAGAAGGGGCGATTAAGCTGAAAGATTTGGCCAAGTCCTGCCATAAGCTTGCCATGCCCGCAGTGGCCATTACGGATACAGCCAATCTCTTTGGGGCGCTTGAATTTTCTATGATTTGTGCGGAAAGTGGCGTGCAGCCCATCATCGGTTGCCAGGTTTATGTGCGCCGTCCTTCTTCCAACGCTCTTTCATCTTTGAAACCGGCAGAGCCAGACCAGTTGATTCTCCTTGCCAAAAATGAAGAAGGCTATCGGAATCTGATTCATTTGGTGAGTGATACGTATCTGAATGCCCAGACAGGCGAACTCCCCCAAATGACGTTGGAAGATTTGAAAGCCCGAAGTGCCGGGTTAATTGCTTTAACAGGGGGACCTGAGGGAACCATTGGACGTTTGATTTCTGAAGGACAAAGAGCGGCTGCAGAAGAAGCTTTAAAGGATTTTTTGACCATATTTCCCCAGCATCTCTATATGGAAATTATGCGCCACGGCTTGAGCATTGAAGATCAAATTGAGCCGACGCTGATTGATTTGGCTTACCAATATGATGTGCCGTTGGTAGCGACGAACGAGGTCTTTTTCAATGAGCCAGACATGTATGAGGCCCATGATGCATTGTTGTGCATCGCTGAAGGGCGCTATCTGAATCAAGACGATCGCCGACGCGAGACGCCTCATCATTATTTGAAATCTGCTGAAGAGATGGTAGATTTGTTCGCGGATCTGCCGGAGGCCATCCAAAATACGGTTGTGATCGCCAAGCGCTGTTCTTATATGCCCATTCCCCATGATCCCATTCTGCCACCTTATCCCACGGAATCGGGGCGCACGGAAGCCCAAGAGCTTCGGGATATGGCAGAGAAGGGGCTCACTCTGAGGTTGGAGCGACAGGTTTACACGGAAACAGATACGGAAGAAGATCGGACCCAAAAGCAGCAGTTGTATACGAACCGCCTCAATTATGAAATTGACGTCATTGAGAAGATGGGTTTTCCAGGATATTTCCTGGTCGTGGCGGACTTCATCCAATGGGCCAAAGGTCAGGGAATTCCAGTAGGCCCAGGGCGTGGATCTGGTGCTGGCTCGTTGGTGGCGTGGGCCTTGACGATAACGGACATTGACCCCATCCGATTCGGATTGCTGTTTGAACGATTCTTGAACCCAGAGCGCGTTTCCATGCCTGACTTCGATATCGACTTTTGTCAAGATCGCCGTGATGAGGTTATCACTTACGTGCGTCAGAAATATGGAGACGATCGAGTCGCTCACATCATCACTTTCGGTAAGATGCAAGCCAAGATGGTCTTGCGAGATGTGGGCCGGGTGCTCCAATTGCCTTATGGTCAAATTGATCGCATCTCCAAACTCGTCCCCAACAATCCAGCCAATCCCGTGACCTTGGAGCAAGCCCTGGAGATGGAGCCACTTCTCGCCCAAGCAAGAGATTCGGATCCCGCGATTGCTTCCATGATGGATATCGGGATGAAGCTGGAGGGACTCTATCGCCATGCCTCCACCCATGCGGCGGGCGTGGTGATTGGGGATCGTCCCTTGGCGGATTTGGTTCCCCTTTATAAAGATGAGGGATCAGAGCTCCCCGCAACCCAATTTAGCATGAAATATGTGGAGTTGGCAGGTCTGTTGAAGTTTGACTTCCTCGGCCTTAAGACATTGACTATCATTGAAAATTGTTGTCAGCAGTTAAAGTCAAATGGGGTATCTATGGATATCTCCCAGATTCCTTTAGATGATCCCAAGACCTTTGAATTACTTCAGCGCGTTGAGACGGTTGGTGTGTTCCAGGTTGAAAGTGCGGGCATGCGGGATGTATTGCGCAAACTCCGTCCGGACCGTTTTGAAGACCTGATCGCCCTTGTGGCCCTGTATCGCCCCGGACCTATGGATGATATTCCGCGATACTTGGCTTGTAAGCATGGGGAAGAGAAGGTCACCTATCTTCATCCGGAACTGGAGCCCATTCTAGAAGAG
This Alphaproteobacteria bacterium DNA region includes the following protein-coding sequences:
- a CDS encoding NUDIX hydrolase, translated to MNTVFFKPPPGFQPKVSVAGCYCEFEDKILLLKRNSHKHQGDTWGIPGGKLDEGETPREAAVREVFEEVGIRILEDEMEEISELYIHGPLNDYIFYRFRARFKTLPVIDLSLEEHVEASWLTVEEALIYPLIYGGVEALQSYQEFVKKG
- the dnaE gene encoding DNA polymerase III subunit alpha, whose protein sequence is MTPFIHLRVHTAYSLAEGAIKLKDLAKSCHKLAMPAVAITDTANLFGALEFSMICAESGVQPIIGCQVYVRRPSSNALSSLKPAEPDQLILLAKNEEGYRNLIHLVSDTYLNAQTGELPQMTLEDLKARSAGLIALTGGPEGTIGRLISEGQRAAAEEALKDFLTIFPQHLYMEIMRHGLSIEDQIEPTLIDLAYQYDVPLVATNEVFFNEPDMYEAHDALLCIAEGRYLNQDDRRRETPHHYLKSAEEMVDLFADLPEAIQNTVVIAKRCSYMPIPHDPILPPYPTESGRTEAQELRDMAEKGLTLRLERQVYTETDTEEDRTQKQQLYTNRLNYEIDVIEKMGFPGYFLVVADFIQWAKGQGIPVGPGRGSGAGSLVAWALTITDIDPIRFGLLFERFLNPERVSMPDFDIDFCQDRRDEVITYVRQKYGDDRVAHIITFGKMQAKMVLRDVGRVLQLPYGQIDRISKLVPNNPANPVTLEQALEMEPLLAQARDSDPAIASMMDIGMKLEGLYRHASTHAAGVVIGDRPLADLVPLYKDEGSELPATQFSMKYVELAGLLKFDFLGLKTLTIIENCCQQLKSNGVSMDISQIPLDDPKTFELLQRVETVGVFQVESAGMRDVLRKLRPDRFEDLIALVALYRPGPMDDIPRYLACKHGEEKVTYLHPELEPILEETYGVMVYQEQVMKIAQVLGGYTLGAADLLRRAMGKKIKSEMNAQRALFVDGAVKNGVNPTAASQIFDQMAKFAGYGFNKSHSAPYALLTYQTAYLKANHPLEFFAASMTYDQNNTDKLNVFRQDLERMGVRLYPPDINGSEVNFSVEKEGIRYALAAVKGVGDAGMKQILEERKANGSFKDLNDFANRVGVSGANGAMNKRQLENLVAAGAFDTLNANRKQTFISIEQILRHAGLAAEEKQSQQHSLFGFAAAEGNVTLNLPKVNDWGSLEKLQHEFEALGFFLSAHPLDIYGGSLSRLGVTTSDFLKSMGDGANVKLAGIVLVKQERTSKAGQKFAFVQLSDAQGVFEVAVFSETFNKSRDLLEPGKPLLVSATLKQEAEGDRGGEGYRLTAQGVQLLDEAMQTLTRMITVRLDETAKADHLREILMKAPQGTARVCLEVVFNASPKVQILLPTGYHIQAETRSHLLGLPGVLGIEDL